In Equus quagga isolate Etosha38 chromosome 14, UCLA_HA_Equagga_1.0, whole genome shotgun sequence, one DNA window encodes the following:
- the FAM76B gene encoding protein FAM76B isoform X2: protein MAASALYACTKCTQRYPFEELSQGQQLCKESEATGLGTECSMIWSSSHPVKAGMLSECRIAHPIVKCTYCRSEFQQESKTNTICKKCAQNVKQFGTPKPCQYCNIIAAFIGTKCQRCTNSEKKYGPPQTCEQCKQQCAFDRKEEGRRKVDGKLLCWLCTLSYKRVLQKTKEQRKSLGSSHSNSSSSSLTEKDQHHSKHHHHHHHHHHRHSSSHHKISNLSPEQEQGLWKQSHKSSAAIQNETPKKKPKLESKPSNGDSSINQSADSGGTDNFVLISQLKEEVMSLKRLLQQRDQTILEKDKKLTELKADFQYQESNLRTKMNSMEKAHKETVEQLQAKNRELLKQVAALSKGKKFDKSGSILTSP from the exons ATGGCGGCCTCGGCCCTGTACGCCTGCACCAAGTGTACCCAGCGCTATCCCTTCGAGGAGCTCTCCCAGGGCCAGCAGCTTTGCAAG GAAAGCGAAGCGACTGGCTTGGGAACAGAATGCTCTATGATTTGGAGCTCCTCCCATCCCGTTAAAGCCGGGATGCTGTCT GAATGTCGGATTGCACATCCTATTGTAAAATGTACTTACTGCAGATCAGAGTTTCAACAAGAGAG CAAAACTAATACAATTTGTAAGAAGTGTGCTCAAAATGTGAAGCAATTTGGCACG CCTAAGCCTTGTCAGTACTGTAACATAATTGCAGCATTTATTGGTACAAAGTGTCAGCGTTGcacaaattcagaaaaaaaatatggcCCACCTCAGACCTGTGAACAGTGCAAACAACAGTGTGCTTTTGAtcggaaggaggaaggaagaagaaag GTTGATGGAAAGTTGTTGTGCTGGCTCTGTACTTTATCATACAAGAGAGTTTTACagaagacaaaagaacaaaggaagagcCTGGGATCTTCACATTCAAATTCATCTTCTTCATCTCTTACTGAGAAAGACCAGCATCATTCaaaacatcatcaccatcatcatcatcatcaccatcgtcaCAGCAGTAGCCATCACAA aatcaGCAATCTAAGTCCAGAACAAGAGCAGGGACTGTGGAAACAGAG CCATAAATCCTCTGCAGCAATTCAGAATGAAACTCCAAAGAAAAAGCCCAAATTGGAATCTAAGCCATCTAATGGAGATAG ctCTATAAATCAGTCAGCAGATAGTGGGGGAACAGACAATTTTGTCCTTATAAGTCAACTGAAAGAAGAGGTGATGTCACTTAAACGTCTCTTACAGCAGAGAGACCAGAccattttagaaaaagataaaaag TTAACTGAACTAAAGGCAGACTTTCAGTACCAAGAGTCAAACCTGAGAACAAAGATGAACAGTATGGAGAAAGCTCACAAAGAAACTGTGGAACAACTTCAG GCCAAAAACAGAGAACTACTCAAACAGGTTGCAGCATTGTCAAAGGGTAAAAAGTTTGACAAAAGTGGAAGCATACTAACGTCCCCTTGA
- the FAM76B gene encoding protein FAM76B isoform X1, whose translation MAASALYACTKCTQRYPFEELSQGQQLCKESEATGLGTECSMIWSSSHPVKAGMLSECRIAHPIVKCTYCRSEFQQESKTNTICKKCAQNVKQFGTPKPCQYCNIIAAFIGTKCQRCTNSEKKYGPPQTCEQCKQQCAFDRKEEGRRKVDGKLLCWLCTLSYKRVLQKTKEQRKSLGSSHSNSSSSSLTEKDQHHSKHHHHHHHHHHRHSSSHHKISNLSPEQEQGLWKQSHKSSAAIQNETPKKKPKLESKPSNGDSSSINQSADSGGTDNFVLISQLKEEVMSLKRLLQQRDQTILEKDKKLTELKADFQYQESNLRTKMNSMEKAHKETVEQLQAKNRELLKQVAALSKGKKFDKSGSILTSP comes from the exons ATGGCGGCCTCGGCCCTGTACGCCTGCACCAAGTGTACCCAGCGCTATCCCTTCGAGGAGCTCTCCCAGGGCCAGCAGCTTTGCAAG GAAAGCGAAGCGACTGGCTTGGGAACAGAATGCTCTATGATTTGGAGCTCCTCCCATCCCGTTAAAGCCGGGATGCTGTCT GAATGTCGGATTGCACATCCTATTGTAAAATGTACTTACTGCAGATCAGAGTTTCAACAAGAGAG CAAAACTAATACAATTTGTAAGAAGTGTGCTCAAAATGTGAAGCAATTTGGCACG CCTAAGCCTTGTCAGTACTGTAACATAATTGCAGCATTTATTGGTACAAAGTGTCAGCGTTGcacaaattcagaaaaaaaatatggcCCACCTCAGACCTGTGAACAGTGCAAACAACAGTGTGCTTTTGAtcggaaggaggaaggaagaagaaag GTTGATGGAAAGTTGTTGTGCTGGCTCTGTACTTTATCATACAAGAGAGTTTTACagaagacaaaagaacaaaggaagagcCTGGGATCTTCACATTCAAATTCATCTTCTTCATCTCTTACTGAGAAAGACCAGCATCATTCaaaacatcatcaccatcatcatcatcatcaccatcgtcaCAGCAGTAGCCATCACAA aatcaGCAATCTAAGTCCAGAACAAGAGCAGGGACTGTGGAAACAGAG CCATAAATCCTCTGCAGCAATTCAGAATGAAACTCCAAAGAAAAAGCCCAAATTGGAATCTAAGCCATCTAATGGAGATAG tagctCTATAAATCAGTCAGCAGATAGTGGGGGAACAGACAATTTTGTCCTTATAAGTCAACTGAAAGAAGAGGTGATGTCACTTAAACGTCTCTTACAGCAGAGAGACCAGAccattttagaaaaagataaaaag TTAACTGAACTAAAGGCAGACTTTCAGTACCAAGAGTCAAACCTGAGAACAAAGATGAACAGTATGGAGAAAGCTCACAAAGAAACTGTGGAACAACTTCAG GCCAAAAACAGAGAACTACTCAAACAGGTTGCAGCATTGTCAAAGGGTAAAAAGTTTGACAAAAGTGGAAGCATACTAACGTCCCCTTGA
- the FAM76B gene encoding protein FAM76B isoform X4, which produces MAASALYACTKCTQRYPFEELSQGQQLCKECRIAHPIVKCTYCRSEFQQESKTNTICKKCAQNVKQFGTPKPCQYCNIIAAFIGTKCQRCTNSEKKYGPPQTCEQCKQQCAFDRKEEGRRKVDGKLLCWLCTLSYKRVLQKTKEQRKSLGSSHSNSSSSSLTEKDQHHSKHHHHHHHHHHRHSSSHHKISNLSPEQEQGLWKQSHKSSAAIQNETPKKKPKLESKPSNGDSSINQSADSGGTDNFVLISQLKEEVMSLKRLLQQRDQTILEKDKKLTELKADFQYQESNLRTKMNSMEKAHKETVEQLQAKNRELLKQVAALSKGKKFDKSGSILTSP; this is translated from the exons ATGGCGGCCTCGGCCCTGTACGCCTGCACCAAGTGTACCCAGCGCTATCCCTTCGAGGAGCTCTCCCAGGGCCAGCAGCTTTGCAAG GAATGTCGGATTGCACATCCTATTGTAAAATGTACTTACTGCAGATCAGAGTTTCAACAAGAGAG CAAAACTAATACAATTTGTAAGAAGTGTGCTCAAAATGTGAAGCAATTTGGCACG CCTAAGCCTTGTCAGTACTGTAACATAATTGCAGCATTTATTGGTACAAAGTGTCAGCGTTGcacaaattcagaaaaaaaatatggcCCACCTCAGACCTGTGAACAGTGCAAACAACAGTGTGCTTTTGAtcggaaggaggaaggaagaagaaag GTTGATGGAAAGTTGTTGTGCTGGCTCTGTACTTTATCATACAAGAGAGTTTTACagaagacaaaagaacaaaggaagagcCTGGGATCTTCACATTCAAATTCATCTTCTTCATCTCTTACTGAGAAAGACCAGCATCATTCaaaacatcatcaccatcatcatcatcatcaccatcgtcaCAGCAGTAGCCATCACAA aatcaGCAATCTAAGTCCAGAACAAGAGCAGGGACTGTGGAAACAGAG CCATAAATCCTCTGCAGCAATTCAGAATGAAACTCCAAAGAAAAAGCCCAAATTGGAATCTAAGCCATCTAATGGAGATAG ctCTATAAATCAGTCAGCAGATAGTGGGGGAACAGACAATTTTGTCCTTATAAGTCAACTGAAAGAAGAGGTGATGTCACTTAAACGTCTCTTACAGCAGAGAGACCAGAccattttagaaaaagataaaaag TTAACTGAACTAAAGGCAGACTTTCAGTACCAAGAGTCAAACCTGAGAACAAAGATGAACAGTATGGAGAAAGCTCACAAAGAAACTGTGGAACAACTTCAG GCCAAAAACAGAGAACTACTCAAACAGGTTGCAGCATTGTCAAAGGGTAAAAAGTTTGACAAAAGTGGAAGCATACTAACGTCCCCTTGA
- the FAM76B gene encoding protein FAM76B isoform X3 produces the protein MAASALYACTKCTQRYPFEELSQGQQLCKECRIAHPIVKCTYCRSEFQQESKTNTICKKCAQNVKQFGTPKPCQYCNIIAAFIGTKCQRCTNSEKKYGPPQTCEQCKQQCAFDRKEEGRRKVDGKLLCWLCTLSYKRVLQKTKEQRKSLGSSHSNSSSSSLTEKDQHHSKHHHHHHHHHHRHSSSHHKISNLSPEQEQGLWKQSHKSSAAIQNETPKKKPKLESKPSNGDSSSINQSADSGGTDNFVLISQLKEEVMSLKRLLQQRDQTILEKDKKLTELKADFQYQESNLRTKMNSMEKAHKETVEQLQAKNRELLKQVAALSKGKKFDKSGSILTSP, from the exons ATGGCGGCCTCGGCCCTGTACGCCTGCACCAAGTGTACCCAGCGCTATCCCTTCGAGGAGCTCTCCCAGGGCCAGCAGCTTTGCAAG GAATGTCGGATTGCACATCCTATTGTAAAATGTACTTACTGCAGATCAGAGTTTCAACAAGAGAG CAAAACTAATACAATTTGTAAGAAGTGTGCTCAAAATGTGAAGCAATTTGGCACG CCTAAGCCTTGTCAGTACTGTAACATAATTGCAGCATTTATTGGTACAAAGTGTCAGCGTTGcacaaattcagaaaaaaaatatggcCCACCTCAGACCTGTGAACAGTGCAAACAACAGTGTGCTTTTGAtcggaaggaggaaggaagaagaaag GTTGATGGAAAGTTGTTGTGCTGGCTCTGTACTTTATCATACAAGAGAGTTTTACagaagacaaaagaacaaaggaagagcCTGGGATCTTCACATTCAAATTCATCTTCTTCATCTCTTACTGAGAAAGACCAGCATCATTCaaaacatcatcaccatcatcatcatcatcaccatcgtcaCAGCAGTAGCCATCACAA aatcaGCAATCTAAGTCCAGAACAAGAGCAGGGACTGTGGAAACAGAG CCATAAATCCTCTGCAGCAATTCAGAATGAAACTCCAAAGAAAAAGCCCAAATTGGAATCTAAGCCATCTAATGGAGATAG tagctCTATAAATCAGTCAGCAGATAGTGGGGGAACAGACAATTTTGTCCTTATAAGTCAACTGAAAGAAGAGGTGATGTCACTTAAACGTCTCTTACAGCAGAGAGACCAGAccattttagaaaaagataaaaag TTAACTGAACTAAAGGCAGACTTTCAGTACCAAGAGTCAAACCTGAGAACAAAGATGAACAGTATGGAGAAAGCTCACAAAGAAACTGTGGAACAACTTCAG GCCAAAAACAGAGAACTACTCAAACAGGTTGCAGCATTGTCAAAGGGTAAAAAGTTTGACAAAAGTGGAAGCATACTAACGTCCCCTTGA